From Thermoflavifilum aggregans, a single genomic window includes:
- a CDS encoding sodium-translocating pyrophosphatase has translation MHHGFLYVIPAMGLLALIFMLFKINWVSRQSSGNEKMTEIARHIAEGAMAFLKTEYKTLAYFVIIAAILLGYMGYANPHSSWTIALAFIVGAVLSAFAGFNGMRIATKANVRTAEAARTSLAQALRVSFTGGSVMGLGVTGLAVLGLGALLIIVLHTFGVLDARTGDLQKALEVLTGFSLGAESIALFARVGGGIYTKAADVGADLVGKVEAGIPEDDPRNPATIADNVGDNVGDVAGMGADLFGSFVSTIIGTVVLGGEISKNPDTQDAYGGLSPVLLPMVIAGVGTLFSVLSTYMVRIKENGDVQKALNRGNWLAILLTAIASYFITIHMLPAQLTLRGQVFTSTGVFGSIVVGLIVGTLMSIITEYYTSMGRRPVFRIVKQSSTGHATNIIGGLSVGMESTALPIIVLASGIYGSYVLAGLYGVAIAASGMMATTAMQLSIDAFGPIADNAGGIAEMSELPKEVRSRTDILDAVGNTTAATGKGFAIASAALTSLALFAAFVGIAMPNPADQHIDIYQAKVLAGLFVGAMIPFLFSSLAIAAVGRAAMAMVQEVRRQFREIPGIMEGKGKPQYDRCVAISTHASIREMLLPGSLAIIVPLIIGFAFGPEVLGGFLAGVTVCGVLMGIFQSNAGGAWDNAKKSFEKGVDIDGVTHYKGSEPHKSSVTGDTVGDPFKDTSGPSMNILIKLTSIVSLVIAPTLANLYSQPAASAHEAALQPTREQVQIQQTTSQKSTQTGTYTLTAREMKR, from the coding sequence ATGCATCATGGTTTTTTATATGTCATCCCTGCAATGGGTTTGCTGGCGCTGATTTTTATGCTGTTTAAAATCAACTGGGTTTCCCGCCAGAGCTCTGGAAATGAAAAGATGACCGAAATCGCCAGGCATATTGCCGAAGGGGCGATGGCATTTTTGAAAACCGAATATAAGACACTGGCCTATTTCGTAATCATAGCAGCAATCTTGCTGGGATACATGGGGTATGCCAATCCGCATTCCAGTTGGACTATCGCATTGGCTTTCATTGTAGGTGCTGTACTGTCAGCATTTGCGGGTTTCAACGGGATGCGTATTGCCACCAAGGCCAATGTACGAACCGCTGAAGCAGCCCGTACCAGCCTGGCACAGGCGCTGCGGGTTTCCTTCACCGGAGGTTCGGTGATGGGCCTGGGAGTAACCGGATTGGCCGTGCTCGGTTTGGGCGCACTTTTGATTATTGTGCTTCACACATTTGGCGTGCTGGATGCCCGGACAGGCGATTTGCAAAAAGCCCTCGAGGTGCTTACGGGTTTCTCGCTTGGCGCTGAAAGCATTGCGCTATTTGCCCGTGTGGGTGGAGGTATTTACACCAAAGCCGCCGACGTAGGAGCCGATCTGGTAGGAAAGGTAGAAGCGGGTATTCCGGAAGATGATCCGCGCAATCCGGCTACCATTGCCGATAATGTAGGTGATAACGTGGGCGACGTGGCAGGCATGGGTGCCGACCTGTTTGGCTCCTTTGTATCAACCATCATTGGTACCGTGGTACTGGGCGGAGAAATCAGCAAAAACCCCGATACACAGGATGCTTATGGAGGCCTTTCCCCCGTGCTATTGCCAATGGTGATTGCCGGCGTGGGAACCTTGTTTTCCGTACTCAGCACTTACATGGTGCGTATCAAGGAAAACGGGGACGTGCAGAAAGCACTGAACAGAGGCAACTGGCTGGCTATCCTGCTCACCGCCATTGCATCTTATTTCATCACCATACACATGCTTCCGGCACAGCTCACCCTGCGGGGCCAGGTGTTTACTTCCACAGGGGTGTTCGGCTCTATTGTTGTCGGCTTAATTGTGGGAACACTCATGAGCATCATCACCGAATATTACACCTCCATGGGACGCCGGCCGGTATTCCGCATCGTAAAACAATCTTCAACCGGGCATGCTACCAATATCATCGGTGGCCTTTCTGTGGGCATGGAGTCCACCGCATTGCCCATCATCGTATTGGCCTCCGGCATTTATGGGTCTTATGTGCTGGCCGGCTTGTATGGTGTAGCTATTGCCGCTTCGGGTATGATGGCCACCACAGCCATGCAGCTGTCTATTGACGCCTTTGGCCCTATTGCCGATAATGCCGGCGGGATTGCCGAAATGAGTGAACTGCCGAAAGAAGTAAGATCCCGTACCGATATCCTGGATGCTGTGGGCAACACCACGGCTGCAACCGGAAAAGGCTTTGCCATTGCCTCTGCAGCCCTTACCTCATTAGCCCTGTTTGCAGCTTTTGTAGGCATCGCCATGCCTAATCCTGCCGATCAGCATATTGATATTTACCAGGCCAAAGTACTGGCCGGCCTGTTTGTAGGAGCTATGATTCCTTTCCTTTTTTCTTCCCTGGCCATTGCGGCTGTAGGCCGTGCTGCCATGGCAATGGTACAAGAAGTACGGCGGCAGTTCCGCGAAATCCCCGGCATCATGGAAGGAAAAGGAAAGCCCCAATACGACCGCTGTGTAGCGATTTCCACCCATGCTTCCATCCGGGAAATGCTGCTGCCGGGTTCACTGGCCATCATTGTGCCTTTGATCATAGGCTTTGCCTTCGGACCCGAAGTGCTGGGGGGATTTCTGGCCGGAGTAACCGTTTGCGGCGTACTGATGGGCATATTTCAAAGCAATGCCGGCGGTGCCTGGGATAATGCCAAAAAATCCTTTGAAAAAGGGGTTGATATCGACGGAGTCACCCACTACAAAGGCTCCGAACCCCATAAGTCTTCCGTTACCGGCGATACCGTTGGCGATCCCTTTAAGGACACATCCGGACCATCCATGAACATTCTCATCAAGCTTACCAGTATTGTTTCGCTGGTGATTGCACCTACGTTGGCAAACCTGTACAGCCAGCCAGCCGCATCTGCTCATGAAGCGGCCCTTCAGCCAACCCGGGAGCAAGTGCAAATACAGCAAACCACCAGCCAGAAAAGCACGCAAACTGGCACCTATACACTTACTGCCCGCGAAATGAAACGGTAG
- a CDS encoding TrmH family RNA methyltransferase, with protein MISKAQIKEIRLLHLKKHRQRYGCFVAEGDKTVCSFLESPWYQVLQIYALPAWVEARKTFLQSHRDVPVEIIKPDILAQISRLQTPQQVLALIHLPAQAALPSKPKGLTLALDAIRDPGNLGTIIRIADWFGIPYICCSPDCADAFQPKVVQASMGSLAHVHVVEQELASLFQQHRDMPVYAATLTGKAIQQFCKGTDTSQPAFLLIGNEAHGISRELLPLVTECITIPRLGNAESLNAAIATGILCGFLCLTENAKPAPDKSAG; from the coding sequence TTGATTTCAAAAGCGCAAATTAAAGAGATTCGGTTACTCCATTTAAAAAAGCACCGGCAACGATACGGTTGTTTTGTAGCAGAAGGCGATAAAACGGTGTGCAGTTTTCTGGAAAGCCCATGGTATCAGGTATTGCAGATATATGCTTTGCCTGCATGGGTGGAAGCACGCAAGACTTTTCTGCAATCGCACCGGGATGTTCCGGTGGAAATCATCAAACCCGATATTTTAGCTCAGATCTCACGACTGCAGACGCCCCAGCAGGTGCTGGCGCTGATACACCTGCCCGCACAAGCTGCTTTGCCATCAAAGCCTAAAGGGCTGACACTCGCTCTTGATGCCATCCGGGATCCGGGTAACCTGGGTACCATCATCCGGATTGCCGACTGGTTTGGTATTCCCTATATCTGCTGCTCGCCCGACTGCGCAGATGCTTTCCAGCCAAAGGTGGTACAGGCCAGCATGGGTAGCCTGGCGCATGTGCATGTGGTGGAACAGGAGCTTGCCAGCTTGTTTCAACAGCATCGGGATATGCCGGTTTATGCCGCCACACTCACCGGCAAAGCTATTCAGCAATTCTGTAAGGGAACCGATACGTCGCAACCGGCTTTTTTGCTCATTGGCAATGAAGCTCATGGAATTTCCCGCGAATTGTTGCCCTTGGTCACCGAATGCATTACCATTCCCCGTCTGGGAAATGCTGAATCGCTGAATGCAGCCATCGCTACCGGCATCCTTTGCGGATTTCTTTGTCTTACTGAAAACGCAAAGCCTGCACCGGATAAATCCGCCGGATGA
- a CDS encoding type IX secretion system plug protein, protein MKYLSCLKLSGVAARTTALKHVWLNVLLWVFLFAICMLLLDAQPPVHARQFANPAPIPDSSINWITPDHVYVPYIKTVHLYPSDMPLNYPLITLNSGQTLTLSFDDLEGGVKDYYYTIVLCNADWKPANLNPFEYIKGFSENRITQYRFSTFPLQHYTHYTLSFPNSNCAPARPGNYILKVYLNDDPSQPVFTRRFLVVNQAVQIAGKIEQPINPKIFQTYQKVNIQIDTRGLNVSNPFDQIKVWMLQNYRWDNAIHDIRPTFVRGSVLEYNAENDCEFPAMKEWRWIDLRSFRLETERVERIDENNNQIEVYARPDASRANQRYQQRRDIDGRYTTEMLESGYNPDVDGDYATVHFSYVTPEPFTNAHLYIFGELTNYECNPSNELHYNPTTGAYEGSLFLKQGYYDYIYGLVTPGSNQLDTRLTEGNWWETENTYTILVYFRPIGGRADELVGATVLNSITNR, encoded by the coding sequence ATGAAATACTTATCTTGCTTGAAATTATCCGGCGTGGCAGCTCGCACTACAGCACTGAAACATGTTTGGCTGAATGTATTGCTGTGGGTATTCCTGTTTGCAATTTGCATGCTCTTGCTGGACGCCCAACCGCCTGTTCATGCCCGGCAGTTCGCAAATCCCGCACCCATACCTGATAGCAGCATTAATTGGATTACACCTGATCATGTCTACGTACCTTATATCAAAACCGTACATCTGTATCCTTCCGACATGCCTTTGAACTATCCGCTTATTACATTGAACAGCGGGCAAACCCTAACCCTGAGCTTTGATGATCTGGAAGGCGGAGTAAAGGATTATTACTACACTATTGTACTGTGCAACGCTGATTGGAAGCCTGCAAACCTCAACCCGTTTGAATATATCAAAGGCTTTTCCGAAAACCGCATCACCCAATATCGCTTTTCTACCTTCCCCCTGCAACACTATACCCATTATACCCTCAGTTTCCCCAATTCAAATTGCGCACCTGCAAGGCCGGGAAATTATATCCTCAAAGTGTATCTGAATGACGACCCATCCCAACCAGTCTTTACCCGTCGCTTTCTGGTGGTCAACCAGGCAGTCCAGATTGCCGGAAAAATTGAACAACCGATCAATCCCAAAATCTTCCAGACCTATCAGAAAGTAAACATTCAGATTGATACCCGCGGCCTGAATGTGAGCAATCCTTTTGACCAGATCAAGGTTTGGATGCTGCAAAACTACCGGTGGGACAATGCCATCCATGATATCCGCCCCACCTTTGTAAGAGGCAGCGTGCTGGAATACAACGCGGAAAATGACTGTGAATTTCCGGCTATGAAGGAATGGCGATGGATTGATTTGCGAAGCTTTCGCCTGGAAACAGAAAGGGTTGAACGCATTGATGAAAACAACAACCAGATTGAAGTATATGCCCGACCCGATGCCAGTCGGGCCAACCAGCGTTATCAGCAACGACGGGATATTGATGGCAGATATACAACCGAAATGCTTGAAAGCGGCTATAATCCGGATGTTGACGGAGATTATGCCACAGTTCATTTCAGTTATGTAACTCCGGAACCCTTCACAAATGCCCATCTCTATATCTTCGGTGAATTAACCAACTACGAATGCAATCCTTCCAATGAATTACACTACAACCCCACCACAGGAGCCTACGAAGGCAGCCTGTTCCTAAAACAAGGCTATTATGATTACATTTATGGACTGGTAACGCCGGGCAGCAACCAGCTCGATACGCGTCTTACAGAGGGCAACTGGTGGGAAACAGAAAACACCTATACCATTCTGGTTTATTTCCGCCCCATCGGCGGCAGGGCCGATGAACTGGTAGGTGCTACGGTGCTCAACAGCATTACCAATCGGTAA
- a CDS encoding HesB/IscA family protein, whose amino-acid sequence MITVSEQAKTYIQQLLQEEGHPENTFVRVSVKGGGCAGLEYVLKFDNQLQEGDQVFEDKGLKIVTDFRSLLYLYGTELDYSGGLNGKGLVFKNPNATKTCSCGESFAV is encoded by the coding sequence ATGATTACCGTATCAGAACAAGCAAAGACATATATTCAGCAATTGCTGCAGGAAGAAGGTCATCCCGAAAATACTTTTGTTAGAGTGAGTGTGAAAGGCGGAGGATGTGCAGGACTGGAATATGTGCTGAAATTTGATAACCAACTCCAGGAAGGTGATCAGGTGTTTGAAGACAAGGGATTGAAAATTGTGACCGACTTCCGAAGCCTGCTTTACCTCTACGGTACAGAGCTGGATTATTCGGGTGGCCTGAATGGGAAAGGTTTGGTTTTCAAAAATCCCAATGCCACAAAGACCTGCAGCTGTGGCGAAAGCTTTGCTGTCTGA
- a CDS encoding ABC transporter permease: protein MAFSLAAYIARRIALNREKTFSRFIIRIAIVATTLSVAVMILATALVNGFQQAVSQKIFSFWGHLHVEVYQPDYAPLSAPPPFPENDSLLRIIRHLPQVATVQPYATQAVIIKSTDDLDGVIFKGVKRDYDWRQLQSYLVAGHLPTFPDSGYADEILISADMAQRLNLRTGDKVVVYFVPGSGQTPRPRVLKISGIYRTGVQEYDHTYIIGDLRLIALMNGWQPDEIGGFEIFLRHVNDMDTVNQLLDKQILPQNLMSVTIRQIYPNIFDWLRLQTTNEWIILVIMVIVAVINMTTAILILILERTHMVAILKAMGMQNRQIQMIFVWHATLIFCTGILFGNMAGLGLAWLQYETHFFKLPEDIYYIAYAPIAIRFWQVIAIDAGTLLVGVGLLRIPALIIRRIYPVQALRFQ from the coding sequence TTGGCATTCTCCCTTGCAGCCTATATCGCCCGTCGCATAGCCCTTAACCGGGAAAAAACTTTTTCCCGCTTTATCATTCGTATAGCCATTGTTGCAACCACTTTAAGTGTGGCAGTGATGATTTTGGCCACGGCATTGGTCAATGGTTTTCAGCAGGCTGTGAGCCAAAAGATATTCAGTTTCTGGGGACATCTGCATGTGGAGGTTTATCAGCCGGATTATGCGCCTCTTTCTGCTCCACCACCTTTTCCGGAGAATGATAGCCTGCTGAGAATCATCCGCCATTTGCCGCAGGTAGCCACGGTGCAGCCATATGCTACGCAGGCAGTTATCATCAAAAGCACCGATGATCTGGATGGTGTGATTTTTAAAGGAGTGAAGCGTGATTACGACTGGCGCCAGCTGCAATCCTATCTCGTAGCCGGCCATTTACCTACATTTCCGGATAGTGGCTATGCCGATGAAATACTGATTTCGGCCGATATGGCACAAAGGCTTAACCTGCGTACGGGCGACAAGGTGGTGGTATATTTCGTGCCGGGCTCAGGCCAGACGCCTCGCCCCCGCGTATTGAAGATATCAGGCATTTACCGAACCGGAGTACAAGAATATGACCATACCTACATCATAGGCGATCTCAGGTTGATTGCCCTGATGAACGGCTGGCAACCCGATGAGATTGGCGGGTTTGAAATTTTTCTCCGCCATGTGAACGATATGGATACCGTCAATCAATTGCTTGACAAACAAATCCTTCCCCAGAACTTGATGAGTGTAACCATCCGGCAGATCTATCCGAATATCTTTGACTGGCTGCGGCTGCAAACGACCAATGAATGGATTATTCTGGTGATCATGGTTATTGTGGCTGTCATCAACATGACCACGGCCATCCTGATCCTGATCCTTGAAAGAACACACATGGTAGCTATTCTGAAAGCCATGGGCATGCAAAACAGACAGATTCAGATGATATTTGTATGGCATGCCACATTGATTTTCTGCACAGGCATTTTATTTGGAAATATGGCTGGCCTGGGATTGGCATGGCTGCAGTATGAAACGCATTTTTTCAAGCTCCCTGAAGATATATACTACATTGCTTATGCACCCATTGCCATTCGGTTCTGGCAGGTGATAGCCATTGATGCAGGTACTTTGCTGGTGGGTGTGGGATTGCTAAGAATTCCTGCCCTGATCATCCGGCGGATTTATCCGGTGCAGGCTTTGCGTTTTCAGTAA
- a CDS encoding NAD(P)H-hydrate dehydratase encodes MKILLTEQIRAADAYTIAHEPIASIDLMERAATACVQWLTAYFPAGVGFQIYCGMGNNGGDGLAIARLLLQRGYWVKCHMIAYREAFSPDCETNFRRLKSMGADVQTIREPNDFQTPSPDVVLIDAVLGTGIHRPADGLVAAYIAWINQLPNIRIAIDLPSGLPADGPAAGFPAVQAHVTLTFENYKLNLLLPHTGKYAGKVYVLPIGLDRSFWEAADTPYHTMDEALIQQIYRPRQPFTHKGSYGHAVLICGSKGKMGAAVLATGACLRSGAGLTTICVPPEGYAILQTTHPEALCTILDPVSRYEDVLGSANHYRALGIGPGLGTSSLALHQLHQALDWYRNPMVLDADALNLIAQHPELLTLIPPRSLLTPHPKEFERLFGSAQPDDLERLNLLRTKARELQLIIILKDHHTCIALPNGTCYFNTTGNPGMATGGSGDVLTGLLTGLLAQGYEPWQAALLGVYLHGLAGDLAAAALSEEALLAGDITAHIGKAFQKIHQSLPPQKRYHV; translated from the coding sequence ATGAAAATTCTGCTTACTGAACAGATACGCGCTGCCGACGCCTATACCATTGCCCATGAACCCATTGCCAGCATTGATTTAATGGAAAGAGCCGCTACCGCCTGTGTGCAATGGCTGACTGCATATTTCCCCGCAGGCGTCGGATTTCAGATATACTGTGGTATGGGCAACAATGGAGGTGACGGCCTTGCCATCGCAAGGTTGCTGTTGCAACGGGGCTATTGGGTCAAATGCCACATGATAGCCTATCGCGAAGCTTTTTCACCGGATTGTGAAACCAATTTCAGGCGCCTGAAAAGCATGGGAGCAGATGTGCAGACGATCCGGGAGCCAAACGATTTTCAAACTCCTTCACCAGATGTGGTACTTATCGATGCTGTACTGGGTACCGGCATTCATCGCCCGGCAGATGGGCTGGTAGCGGCTTATATTGCCTGGATCAATCAACTGCCCAATATTCGCATTGCCATTGATCTGCCCAGTGGCTTGCCGGCGGATGGCCCTGCAGCAGGATTCCCGGCTGTGCAGGCGCACGTTACCCTGACGTTTGAAAATTATAAATTAAACCTTTTGTTGCCACACACAGGCAAATATGCAGGTAAAGTATATGTTTTGCCTATCGGCCTGGATCGCTCTTTCTGGGAAGCTGCCGATACGCCCTATCATACCATGGATGAAGCGTTGATTCAGCAGATTTATCGGCCACGGCAGCCTTTTACACACAAAGGCAGTTACGGACATGCCGTATTGATCTGTGGCAGCAAAGGCAAAATGGGTGCAGCCGTATTGGCCACCGGTGCCTGCCTGCGCTCAGGAGCAGGGTTGACAACCATTTGCGTGCCTCCCGAAGGTTATGCCATCCTGCAAACCACACATCCGGAAGCATTATGCACAATCCTGGACCCCGTTTCCCGCTACGAAGATGTACTGGGCTCTGCCAATCACTACAGGGCATTGGGCATTGGGCCGGGGCTGGGTACTTCCAGCCTGGCATTGCATCAACTGCATCAGGCGCTGGACTGGTACCGTAATCCCATGGTACTCGATGCCGATGCATTAAACCTCATAGCCCAACATCCTGAATTACTCACCCTGATCCCTCCCCGCAGCCTGCTTACCCCGCATCCCAAAGAGTTTGAAAGATTGTTTGGCTCCGCACAGCCCGATGACCTGGAACGGCTCAACCTGCTGCGCACGAAAGCCAGAGAACTCCAACTTATCATCATCCTGAAGGATCATCACACCTGTATCGCACTTCCGAACGGCACCTGTTATTTCAATACCACCGGCAATCCCGGCATGGCTACCGGCGGAAGCGGAGATGTGCTGACAGGGCTTCTGACGGGCTTGCTGGCTCAGGGCTATGAGCCCTGGCAGGCTGCTTTGCTGGGTGTGTACCTCCACGGTCTTGCAGGCGATCTGGCCGCAGCTGCTCTTTCAGAAGAAGCATTGCTGGCCGGTGATATCACAGCGCATATCGGAAAAGCCTTTCAAAAAATTCATCAATCCCTGCCACCTCAAAAACGCTATCACGTGTAA
- the sufB gene encoding Fe-S cluster assembly protein SufB: protein MPTTDQDILQKYSDQEYEFGFETRVEMEILPPGLNEETVRFISAKKEEPEWLLQWRLKGLEQFRRLSQEMPEWQNFKLPYIDFQAISYYAAPKKRMLNSLDEVDPEILATFEKLGIPLEEQKVLAGVAVDAVMDSVSVKTTFQEKLREKGVIFCSMGEAVKNHPDLVKKYLGSVVPYSDNVFAALNAAVFSDGSFCYVPKGVRCPMELSTYFRINASNTGQFERTLIIAEEGAYVSYLEGCTAPKRDENQLHAAVVELIALDHAEIKYSTVQNWFPGDKNGNGGVFNFVTKRGICKGPHSKISWTQVETGSAITWKYPSVILQGDYSVGEFYSVAMTRNHQIADTGTKMIHLGKHTRSRIISKGISAGYSQNSYRGQVRVGPRADYARNFTQCDSLLLGDKCGAHTFPYIDCQNPTAILEHEATTSKIAEDQIFYLNQRGLDTEKAVALIVNGYAREVLNNLPMEFAVEAQKLLAISLDGSVG, encoded by the coding sequence ATGCCCACAACAGACCAGGATATCCTCCAGAAATACTCGGATCAGGAATACGAATTTGGTTTTGAAACCCGGGTGGAAATGGAGATTCTTCCACCGGGATTAAATGAAGAAACGGTTCGTTTTATTTCTGCAAAAAAAGAAGAGCCCGAATGGCTCCTCCAATGGCGACTGAAAGGATTGGAACAGTTCCGCAGGCTCAGCCAGGAAATGCCGGAATGGCAAAATTTCAAACTGCCTTATATCGATTTTCAGGCAATTTCCTACTACGCTGCTCCCAAAAAACGCATGCTTAACAGCCTGGATGAAGTGGATCCAGAAATCCTCGCCACGTTTGAAAAGCTGGGCATTCCGCTCGAAGAACAGAAAGTGCTGGCAGGTGTTGCCGTAGATGCAGTTATGGATAGCGTATCGGTAAAAACCACCTTCCAGGAAAAGCTTCGCGAAAAGGGAGTCATCTTTTGCTCCATGGGTGAAGCCGTAAAAAATCATCCCGACCTCGTAAAAAAATACCTCGGTTCGGTGGTGCCTTATTCCGATAATGTGTTTGCCGCGCTGAATGCAGCTGTTTTCTCTGACGGATCTTTCTGCTATGTTCCCAAAGGTGTGCGTTGCCCCATGGAGCTATCTACCTATTTCCGGATCAATGCCTCCAATACCGGACAATTTGAACGTACCCTGATCATTGCCGAAGAAGGAGCCTATGTGAGCTACCTGGAAGGCTGCACAGCTCCCAAACGCGATGAGAACCAATTGCATGCGGCCGTGGTAGAACTCATCGCCCTGGATCATGCCGAAATCAAGTATTCAACTGTGCAGAACTGGTTTCCAGGAGATAAAAACGGCAATGGCGGTGTGTTTAATTTCGTTACCAAACGGGGAATCTGCAAAGGACCCCACTCTAAGATATCCTGGACACAAGTGGAAACGGGCTCAGCCATCACCTGGAAATATCCCAGCGTAATTCTGCAGGGCGATTATTCAGTGGGGGAATTTTACTCAGTGGCAATGACCCGCAATCACCAGATTGCCGATACCGGTACCAAAATGATTCACCTGGGCAAACACACCCGCAGCCGCATCATTTCTAAAGGTATCTCGGCCGGCTATAGCCAAAACAGCTATCGTGGCCAGGTGCGGGTAGGCCCCAGAGCCGATTACGCCCGTAACTTTACCCAGTGCGATTCCCTGCTGCTGGGCGATAAATGCGGAGCTCACACTTTCCCCTATATCGATTGCCAGAACCCAACCGCTATTCTGGAACACGAAGCCACTACCTCAAAAATTGCAGAAGACCAGATTTTTTATCTCAACCAGCGCGGATTGGATACCGAGAAAGCTGTGGCACTCATCGTGAATGGCTATGCCCGTGAAGTGTTAAATAATTTGCCAATGGAATTTGCCGTAGAAGCACAAAAGCTGCTGGCCATTTCACTCGATGGCAGTGTCGGATAA
- the sufC gene encoding Fe-S cluster assembly ATPase SufC — protein MENYMLQIKNLQASVNGEPILKGIDLEVKAGEIHAIMGPNGSGKSTLASVLAGNELYEVTGGEVWFEGKNLLEMPPEIRAREGLFMAFQYPVEIPGVSNINFLKTALAEIREHRGLPPLSAKEFMQRLKEKQELVEFNASLVNRSLNEGFSGGEKKRNEILQLAMLEPKLAILDETDSGLDIDALRIVANGVNKLRSKSNAFIIITHYQRLLQYIIPDYVHVLYDGRIIKSGTKELAYELEEKGYDWIKESLQASLS, from the coding sequence ATGGAAAATTATATGCTTCAGATTAAAAACTTACAGGCAAGTGTAAACGGAGAACCTATCCTGAAAGGCATAGACCTTGAAGTAAAAGCCGGTGAAATTCATGCTATCATGGGACCTAACGGATCCGGGAAAAGTACGCTGGCTTCCGTATTGGCCGGAAATGAACTGTATGAAGTAACAGGCGGTGAAGTATGGTTTGAAGGTAAAAATTTGCTGGAAATGCCACCGGAAATCCGTGCCCGGGAAGGGTTGTTCATGGCTTTTCAATATCCAGTGGAAATTCCGGGCGTTTCTAATATCAACTTTCTGAAAACCGCTCTGGCCGAGATCAGGGAACACAGAGGATTACCACCGCTCAGTGCCAAGGAATTCATGCAAAGGCTTAAGGAAAAACAGGAACTGGTGGAATTCAATGCTTCCCTGGTAAACCGTTCGCTGAATGAAGGCTTTTCCGGTGGGGAAAAGAAGCGGAATGAAATCTTGCAATTGGCCATGCTGGAGCCCAAGCTGGCTATCCTGGATGAAACGGACTCCGGCCTGGACATTGATGCACTTCGCATCGTAGCCAATGGCGTAAACAAACTCCGCTCAAAAAGCAACGCTTTTATTATCATCACCCACTATCAGCGTCTTTTGCAATATATTATTCCCGATTATGTACATGTGCTCTACGACGGCCGTATCATCAAATCGGGAACTAAAGAACTGGCCTATGAGCTGGAAGAAAAAGGCTATGACTGGATCAAGGAAAGCCTGCAGGCTTCCCTAAGCTGA